TATTCCTGGAGCGGTCCCAATGGATTTACTTCCGCTTTGCAAAATCCAGCGATTTCAAATGTGACCCTCGCAACTGCAGGGGTTTATACAGTTACCATAACGAATTCACTCAATACTACAAGCACTTTAACTACCAGTGTTACTGTAATTACCTCATCTGCATCGGCTACTGCCAGCAGCAGCAGTCCGGGTTGCATCGGAGCGCCTGTTAATTTATTTGCTTCTGCCGGTGACTCTTATTCCTGGGCAGGTCCAAATGGATTTACATCGGCATTACAAAATCCAACCATAAACAACGCTTCATCTCTTGCCGCAGGAACATATACAGTGACAGTTAATAGTGCTGGTTGTACGAGTACCGCTACAACCGGTATTGTGATGAATGCTTCTCCTGCTGCCGGAATTAGTGCAGGAGGGCCAACTACATTTTGCCCGGGAAATTCTGTCGTTCTTACCTCGAATCCATCAAATTTATATTCATGGAGCAGTGGTGCCACCACGCAAAGTATAACAGCAACCCTTTCCGGAACCTATACAGTTACTGTAACAAACAGTTTCGGTTGTACGGCTTCATCAGCCGTTGGTGTTACCCGGCTTCCGGCAATGTCTCTTGTAGTAACACCCACTGATGCCTCATGCGGGCTGAGTAATGGAAGCGCATCGGTTGCTGTTTCAGGAGGTACTTCATTACAAACCACAACAATACCTGAAGATTGGGAAAGTACAAACTCGTGGACCCTGGTTAATGGCAGCGAAACAAATAAGTGGTTTGTTGGAACCGCGACGGCGAACGGCGGCACAAGATCCATTTACATTTCAAATAATAGTAATGTCAACGCGTATACTGTCAACTCATCTGCTGCGGTGCATTTTTATAAAGATTTTGTTTTGCCGGCTTCAGCAAAGAATATTACGGTAAAATTCGACTGGAAAGGAATGGGTCAAAATGGACAGGATTATTTTAACGTTTTTCTGGTACCTGTTACAACGACTCCAACTGCCGGAAATACACTTTCTGCAGGGCAAATAGGAAGCGCTTCCTATAATCAGCAAAATAATTATACAACCGCCACGATATCCGGCCTTGATGCAAATGCCGGTACGACAAAAAGACTTGTTTTTTCCTGGCAAAATAACCAGGCGAAGGGCACTCAGCCTCCGGCCTCTATTGATAATATATCCGTAAGCTATGATGCAAGCGGTACGTATTCATATAACTGGAGTACTTCTCCTGTTCAATCTTCACAAATAGCCGGCAATCTTTCGGCCGGGACCTATACTGTTACAGTTACGGATGTTAAATCATGTACAAGTACATCAAGTGTTTCAATCTCGCAACAAAGTACATTCAGTATTAATATTACAGCAAGTGGTCCGACTACTTTTTGCCAGGGAGATTCAGTAAAACTTACCTCCAGCGCGGCTAATTCGTATTTGTGGAGTAATGGTAAAACAACTCAAAGTATTACAGTTACTGCTTCCGGTACATATTCTGTTCAGGGCACAAATACGTGCGGCAATGCTTCCGCTCAAACTACAGTAACTGTTATTCCGAAACCAACTCCGGCCATTACCGGCGGTATGATAATTTGTAACGGGAACAATACTACACTAACCGTTTCAGGTGGTACCAGCTACCTTTGGAACACAGGTGAAACCACTTCTTCAATCATTGTTTCGCCACCTATAACCACTACATATTCTGTAAATGTTACCGACAATGGATGTGCAGGAACTACGCTCGCTGCAATTACAGTTAATCCGCTTCCCGTAACTCCGACAATTACAGCTAACGGATCAACTTTGACATCCAGTTCCGCGACCGGAAATCAATGGTACATGAATGGGTTTCCTATTCCGGGGGCTACCTCGCAAACGTACATTGCTGTGGTGGCCGGTGATTACACTGTTGAGGTTACTGATGTTAATGGATGCTCTGATGTATCCGCCAGTTATACTTTAGCCACCGTAGGTGTCAAAATGATTTCTGAAAAGAGCATGTTTCAAATTCAGCCTAATCCGAATAACGGAATCTTTATTATTTCAGCAGCGGGTAACTCAGCAGTTGAAAAAATCAGGATATATAATATGTTGGGGAAAGTCGTTTACTTATTGGACCGGAATATTGGTATTACAACAAACGTTGATTTATCAGATGAACCTTCGGGAGTTTACTTCATTGAATTATTAACCGGCGGGAAGGTTTGCTATAAAAAATTAATAAAGGAATAAATTATACCATCATAAATCAATGCCGTTTAGTTAAGGATTTGGTCGTTTGTATTTTTCTTTTTTGTGGGGTTTGGTGATTTAGTGCTTTCGTGGCGGGTTGATTTTTGCCACCAAAACTCCAAACCTGCCTGCCGGTCAGCTACCGTATGGACACAAATACTTGTGGTGCGACACATATACACCTCTTATATAATATTGACCTCTCTTTCAAGTACCACATCAAACTTTTCGTTTACCGAATCCATGATGCGCTGCGACAGAGCGTAGATATCCTGACCATTTGCTTTCCCATAATTCACGAGTACAAGCGCCTGGTTCTTATGCACACCGGCATCACCAAATGTTTTACCTTTCCAGCCGCATTGCTCAATGAGCCATCCCGCGGCGAGTTTAACGGTGCTCTTCTGAGGGTAGGCAACAATTTCCGGGAACCTGACTTTTAAGCTCTCAAATTTGTCTTGCCCGATTTCAGGATTCTTGAAAAAGCTTCCGGCGTTTCCGATCAGCTCCGGATCAGGCAGTTTACTACTGCGTATATTTATAACGGCCCGGCTGATGTCTTTTATTGTTCGTTCTTTTACACCCATTGCCTCCAGTTCTTTTTCAATAGCGCCATAACTTGTATTGAACCGGGGTTCTTTATTTAGTTTGAATGTTACCGAGGTAATAATGAACTGTCCTTTTAGTTCATGCTTAAAAATACTTTCGCGGTAGCCGAACCTGCAATCGGTATTTGAAAATTTTTGCATACTGAGGCTGTCCAGGTGCAGAGCTTCCAGTTCAAAAAAGGTATCCTTGAGTTCAACGCCGTACGCGCCGATGTTTTGTAAGGGTCCGGCTCCGACTTTCCCCGGGATCAATGACATGTTTTCAACACCGGCGTAATTGTGTTCAATGCAATACATCACAAACCTGTGCCACACTTCTCCCGCTCCGGCTTTTATATAGTAATGAGCATTGTCTTCTTTGACAAGGCTTATGCCTTCAATATTATTCCGGATAATCAAACCATCATAGTTTTTGGTAAGCAGTATATTGCTGCCGCCACCCAGGATCAATTTTGAGACATCCCGGAATTTTTTTTCTGACAGAATTTCTTTTACTTCTTCAACAGAGGAAAATTCAAAGAGATACCGCGCGTTTGCATCAATATGAAATGTATTGTATGGCTTTAAGGAAATATTTTCACCGACCTTCATTGCGTTAAAAATACGAACTATATGCTGAATTTTAGCAGGTTTAAGTATGCTTGTTTGAAACAAGCTGCTTACTGCCGGTAGGCAGGGATTCTGTTGTGTCGCATTCAAATTGTATTAAATTCAAAGTGGAGGAGGTAAAAGTAGTAGTTCTAATTAGAGTTTATATCGAATAAGGATTTTTGGTGGACTTTTGTGTTTTGGTATTTTAGTGGCAAATGAATTTTCGCCACCAAAGCACGAAAGCTCCAAATTTTCACCAAATGTTTTTCTGTAAATTTCATATAATAATCTTATTCGGTATAATCTCTATTATAAGTTAATTTTTATTTAGCTGGCTGCTACGATCGTGAGAGAGCTATTTTCCTATCTTCGCAAATACCCTTTTGTATACATAAAAGGAGTTGAAATCAAGTTGAAGAAAGTCATTGTATCTGTAATAAACGACCTGGTAACAGACCAGCGCGTGCATAAAGTTTGCGCTACACTGCACAAGTTGGGCTTTGAGGTTGTTTTGGTCGGGAGAGAGCAGCGCAATAGTCTTAAGCTTGATAAGAGAGACTATTTTACAAAGCGTATGAGACTTTTGTTCGAAAGAGGTCCATTGTTTTACCTGGAATTCAATTGCCGTTTGTTTTTCTTTTTGTTGTTTCACAGATCCGATGTGTTGGTGTCAAATGATCTTGACACTTTGTTTCCGAATTATGTGATCTCTTTGCTTAAAGGCAGCTCTCTTGTTTACGATACCCATGAAATTTATACAGAGGTTCCTGAATTGCAAAACCGGCCTTTTAAAAGGAAGATATGGGAAGGCCTGGAAAGAAATATTTTTCCTAAACTAAAATATGTATTTACGGTTAATGAAAGCATTGCTTTTTGGTATAAGAATAAGTATGGGATTGAGCCAAAGGTTGTCAGGAATATACCACGTGGAGGTGTTGAAGCGGCAACGAAAACCCGGCAGGAGTTGAATTTGCCTGTTGACGGGAGGATATTGATTATGCAGGGGGCAGGAATAAATGTGCAGCGCGGAGCGGAAGAAACAGTTGAAGCGATGAAGTATGTAAATGATGCGCTTCTTTTGATGATTGGCGGCGGCGATGTTATCGATGAGTTGAAATTGAAAACGGAGCGTGATGGTTTAAATGAAAGGGTTAGATTTATTGGCAAATTGCCGTATACCGAGCTGATGCAATATACACGTAATGCAGACATAGGAATTACACTTGATAAGGACACAAATATAAACTACCGTTACAGCTTGCCGAATAAATTATTCGATTACATTCATGCCGGAATTGCTGTCTTGGCATCGCATTTAACCGAAATTGAAAAAATAATCAGGCATTATAATGTAGGGAATATTATTGATGATCATGATCCGAAGCACATTGCTCATAAAATAAATTCGATGCTTGAAAATAAAGAGCAATTGAATAAATGGAAGGAAAACAGTAAACATGCAGCCCGTGAATTGACATGGGAAAATGAAGAACAGGAATTGATAAAGGTATATAAGCTTTTAATGTAATGTAAGATCCCATAACTTTAAACTTTGAATTCAAAACACCTGCATATAATCACATTCGATGTTCCTTATCCTCCAAGTTATGGCGGGGTGATAGATGTGTATTTTAAAATAAGGGAATTGCACAGGCAAGGTATAAAGGTTCATTTGCATTGTTTTGAATATGGCCGTGCCATCGCTCACCAGCTTAATGAAATATGTGAGTCGGTAAATTATTATAAACGGAAAAAGGGATTGCGCTATATGTTCAGCTCACTTCCGTATATAGCCATTACGCGTTCATCGGAAGAACTGATGCAAAACCTGTTGAAAGATAATTACCCAGTCTTATTTGAAGGCTTACATTGCTGTTATCATATCAGCGATGCACGTTTGAAGGATCGGAAAAAAATTGTCCGTACTCACAACATTGAGCACGATTACTACTGCAGCCTGGCAAAAGTCGAGAAGAAAATGTTAAAGCGGGTTTATTTTAAAAGTGAAGCGGGGAAGCTGGAGCGATTCGAAGCCGTATTGAACAGGGCTGAGCATATTCTTGCGATTTCTCCGGCCGATATGAAGTATTTATCTCAAAAATACAAATATGTGATCCAGGTTCCGGCTTTTCATCCCGACGAAAAAGTGATAATTGAGCCGGGTAAAGGAAATTTCGCGTTTTATCATGGGAACCTGGAGGTGGCCGAGAATATTGAAGCGGCCTTATACCTGATCAATAAAGTGTTTAATGGTATTCATGTGCCTTTGATCATTGCCGGAAAAAATCCGCCGGCTTTTTTAATTGATGCAGCGAAACGATACAACAATATTGAATTCCGGGCAAATATATCGACCGAAGAAATTTACAAGTTGGTTAAGGAGGCTCAGATCAATGTGTTGCCTACTTTTCAGTCGACCGGAATTAAATTAAAGCTTTTGACTTCTCTTTTTAATGGCCGGTACTGTGTGGTAAATCCTCCGATGGTAGATGGTACTGAACTCAGGAATTTATGCATAGTCTGTGATTCTGCGGCTGACATGAAAAAGGAAGTGATCCGTTTGTTCGACCTGCCGTTTGATACAGCGGAAATCCTCCGACGCGAAAAAGTGTTGCTCGAGAAATTCTCAAACACTATAAATGCGGCAAAAATAACCGAACTTTTTAGGTAAAAATTTTCTTCCGGATACGCAATATGTAAAACCCGCACTATTCGTTTTTGGTTCGTTCATCTTTTCAAAAAGCTCAGGCATTTTTGCTAAGCTTATTTATCTTCTTTTTAGCCTTAAATAATACGATACTGTATCAATGTTGTTTGGTTAGGCGTTCGTATTTTTCTTTTTTTGGGGATTGGTGCCTGCCTGTCAGATTTTCACCAAAGCATTTTCTTAACTAAACGATATTGATTTATGAAGGGTATAAAGTGCTACTTCATTCATTTAGCTATGATATATATAATTTGGTTTATATAACTTTTTTAAATAAAGTATAAAATGGAAATGTTATTAATATATTGATAATCAAATAGTTATTATTATATGATATGCGAATTATATGCATGATTTTTATATCCTACCTGTATAGTCGAATTAGATATGATATTATAGGATAATAATGATTTGAAATATGCTCCATTTCGGGCGAATTTTACTCTATTAATGAGTAGAGTATGTTTTTCGGTGTGTCAATTTTCAGGGCACGAAAAAACCGGTAAATGGGTATGATAGAAATAAATCTGTTGAATATTTTTTCTGAGTTAAACCAGGTGAAAAATCCGACCAATAATAATCGCAAAATGAAATTAAATTACAAAAAAACGGTTCGTATATTTTTGTTTATTTTATTCTTAACCAATTTAAATATTTTTGCAAGCCATATTGCCGGCGGAGAGATCAGTTACGATTATTTAGGTGGAAATAAATATCAGGTAACGTTAAAATTCTACAGGGATTGTTCCGGAATTGATTTCCCGAACCCTGCCGGAATATCGATATATAACTCCGCCGGGCAGCTGGTTCAAACAGTCAGTGCTTCATTAGGGCCGGTAATCAGTTTGCCCGCAAATCCACCTTCTCCTTGTACATCAATTCCACAGGGCATTTGTATTGAGATGGCCACTTATACAACCACAGTCACTCTTCCACCCATCCCTGGCGGGTACCAGATCGAGTTTAAAGAGAATGCAAGGAACAGTGGTATAATTAATGGCCCCGCAGGCTTCAGCGCGTATTCTGCCACTATCCCTGATGTTTCTTTGGC
The Bacteroidota bacterium DNA segment above includes these coding regions:
- a CDS encoding T9SS type A sorting domain-containing protein, whose product is VVANYFSSAYNTTAHELGHAFYLYHTFNGDGGNVSCPVNNACSSDGDKVCDTPPHKQGDCGTTDVCTGTGIWANSKNNQMSYCGTRYIFTADQKARVTAAANSAPRSSLLTSNGCTPVLMTATSNSPRCIGTTLNLYGSGGVTYSWSGPNGFTSALQNPAISNVTLATAGVYTVTITNSLNTTSTLTTSVTVITSSASATASSSSPGCIGAPVNLFASAGDSYSWAGPNGFTSALQNPTINNASSLAAGTYTVTVNSAGCTSTATTGIVMNASPAAGISAGGPTTFCPGNSVVLTSNPSNLYSWSSGATTQSITATLSGTYTVTVTNSFGCTASSAVGVTRLPAMSLVVTPTDASCGLSNGSASVAVSGGTSLQTTTIPEDWESTNSWTLVNGSETNKWFVGTATANGGTRSIYISNNSNVNAYTVNSSAAVHFYKDFVLPASAKNITVKFDWKGMGQNGQDYFNVFLVPVTTTPTAGNTLSAGQIGSASYNQQNNYTTATISGLDANAGTTKRLVFSWQNNQAKGTQPPASIDNISVSYDASGTYSYNWSTSPVQSSQIAGNLSAGTYTVTVTDVKSCTSTSSVSISQQSTFSINITASGPTTFCQGDSVKLTSSAANSYLWSNGKTTQSITVTASGTYSVQGTNTCGNASAQTTVTVIPKPTPAITGGMIICNGNNTTLTVSGGTSYLWNTGETTSSIIVSPPITTTYSVNVTDNGCAGTTLAAITVNPLPVTPTITANGSTLTSSSATGNQWYMNGFPIPGATSQTYIAVVAGDYTVEVTDVNGCSDVSASYTLATVGVKMISEKSMFQIQPNPNNGIFIISAAGNSAVEKIRIYNMLGKVVYLLDRNIGITTNVDLSDEPSGVYFIELLTGGKVCYKKLIKE
- the murB gene encoding UDP-N-acetylmuramate dehydrogenase produces the protein MKVGENISLKPYNTFHIDANARYLFEFSSVEEVKEILSEKKFRDVSKLILGGGSNILLTKNYDGLIIRNNIEGISLVKEDNAHYYIKAGAGEVWHRFVMYCIEHNYAGVENMSLIPGKVGAGPLQNIGAYGVELKDTFFELEALHLDSLSMQKFSNTDCRFGYRESIFKHELKGQFIITSVTFKLNKEPRFNTSYGAIEKELEAMGVKERTIKDISRAVINIRSSKLPDPELIGNAGSFFKNPEIGQDKFESLKVRFPEIVAYPQKSTVKLAAGWLIEQCGWKGKTFGDAGVHKNQALVLVNYGKANGQDIYALSQRIMDSVNEKFDVVLEREVNII
- a CDS encoding glycosyltransferase; amino-acid sequence: MKKVIVSVINDLVTDQRVHKVCATLHKLGFEVVLVGREQRNSLKLDKRDYFTKRMRLLFERGPLFYLEFNCRLFFFLLFHRSDVLVSNDLDTLFPNYVISLLKGSSLVYDTHEIYTEVPELQNRPFKRKIWEGLERNIFPKLKYVFTVNESIAFWYKNKYGIEPKVVRNIPRGGVEAATKTRQELNLPVDGRILIMQGAGINVQRGAEETVEAMKYVNDALLLMIGGGDVIDELKLKTERDGLNERVRFIGKLPYTELMQYTRNADIGITLDKDTNINYRYSLPNKLFDYIHAGIAVLASHLTEIEKIIRHYNVGNIIDDHDPKHIAHKINSMLENKEQLNKWKENSKHAARELTWENEEQELIKVYKLLM
- a CDS encoding glycosyltransferase; amino-acid sequence: MNSKHLHIITFDVPYPPSYGGVIDVYFKIRELHRQGIKVHLHCFEYGRAIAHQLNEICESVNYYKRKKGLRYMFSSLPYIAITRSSEELMQNLLKDNYPVLFEGLHCCYHISDARLKDRKKIVRTHNIEHDYYCSLAKVEKKMLKRVYFKSEAGKLERFEAVLNRAEHILAISPADMKYLSQKYKYVIQVPAFHPDEKVIIEPGKGNFAFYHGNLEVAENIEAALYLINKVFNGIHVPLIIAGKNPPAFLIDAAKRYNNIEFRANISTEEIYKLVKEAQINVLPTFQSTGIKLKLLTSLFNGRYCVVNPPMVDGTELRNLCIVCDSAADMKKEVIRLFDLPFDTAEILRREKVLLEKFSNTINAAKITELFR